A stretch of the Archangium violaceum genome encodes the following:
- a CDS encoding phosphoglycerate kinase: protein MIRYIDDMQLTGKRVFIRVDFNVPLEGKRITDDTRIREALPTIRRALDMGGKVILASHLGRPKGPDPKLSLEPAASRLTELLGAKHEVILADDCVGDGVRKLVKDLKDGQVLMLENLRFHKEEEANDEAFARELASFADVYINDAFGTAHRAHASTAGMVPFVKEKGAGLLMRKELEYLGGVMKNPAKPFVAILGGAKVSDKIKVIESLLPKVDALLIGGAMAYTFLKAQGIEVGKSRVEEDKLSLATRMLEAAQRLKTALVLPIDHICSTEPTDKGEVREVPDRAIPADLMGLDIGPKTRAMFSEHIRNAKTVVWNGPMGMFEVEKYAAGTRTVAESMAINKDAITVVGGGDSAAAVNEMGLGVKLSHVSTGGGASLEFLEGRELPGVKALETKQ, encoded by the coding sequence ATGATCCGCTACATCGACGACATGCAGCTCACCGGTAAGCGCGTCTTCATCCGGGTGGACTTCAACGTTCCCCTGGAGGGCAAGCGCATCACCGACGACACCCGCATCCGCGAGGCGCTGCCGACCATCCGGCGTGCGCTGGATATGGGCGGGAAGGTGATTCTGGCCTCCCACCTCGGGCGCCCCAAGGGGCCGGACCCGAAGCTATCGCTCGAGCCGGCCGCCTCGCGGCTCACCGAGCTGCTCGGGGCCAAGCACGAGGTCATCCTCGCCGACGACTGCGTGGGTGACGGCGTGCGCAAGCTGGTGAAGGACCTGAAGGACGGCCAGGTGCTCATGCTCGAGAACCTGCGCTTCCACAAGGAGGAGGAGGCCAACGACGAGGCCTTCGCGCGCGAGCTCGCCTCCTTCGCCGACGTCTACATCAACGACGCCTTCGGCACCGCGCACCGCGCCCATGCCTCCACCGCGGGCATGGTCCCCTTCGTCAAGGAGAAGGGCGCCGGCCTCCTGATGCGCAAGGAGCTGGAGTACCTCGGCGGCGTGATGAAGAACCCGGCCAAGCCCTTCGTGGCCATCCTGGGCGGCGCCAAGGTGAGCGACAAGATCAAGGTGATCGAAAGCCTGCTGCCCAAGGTGGACGCGCTGCTCATCGGTGGCGCCATGGCCTACACCTTCCTCAAGGCGCAGGGCATCGAGGTGGGCAAGAGCCGCGTGGAAGAGGACAAGCTGTCGCTGGCCACGCGCATGCTGGAGGCCGCGCAGCGGCTGAAGACGGCGCTCGTGCTGCCCATCGACCACATCTGCAGCACCGAGCCCACGGACAAGGGCGAGGTGCGCGAGGTGCCGGACCGGGCCATCCCCGCCGACCTGATGGGCCTGGACATCGGCCCGAAGACGCGGGCCATGTTCTCCGAGCACATCCGCAACGCGAAGACGGTGGTGTGGAACGGCCCCATGGGCATGTTCGAGGTGGAGAAGTACGCCGCGGGCACGCGCACGGTGGCCGAGTCCATGGCCATCAACAAGGACGCCATCACGGTGGTGGGCGGTGGTGACAGCGCAGCGGCCGTGAACGAGATGGGGTTGGGCGTGAAGCTCAGCCACGTGTCCACCGGTGGCGGGGCCTCGCTGGAGTTCCTCGAGGGCCGTGAGCTGCCGGGCGTGAAGGCGCTCGAGACGAAGCAGTAG
- the gap gene encoding type I glyceraldehyde-3-phosphate dehydrogenase — MATKIAINGFGRIGRCVLRAALSRKEDLDFVAINDLDEPAALAHLFKYDSVHGTWPGTVKATDKGIVIDGKEIAVTAQKDPTALPWKSLGADIVLECTGRFTERDGAEKHLGAGAKKVIISAPAKGPDLTIAYGINHDQYDAKKHHILSNASCTTNCLAPLGKVLLENFGIEKGVMTTIHSYTNDQRILDLTHKDLRRARAAALSMIPASTGAAKAIGEVLPALKGKMNGQAVRVPTPNVSLVDLSVVTSKSVTVDAVNAAFKAAAEGPLKGILQYSEELTVSVDYNGNPHSSIFDSTNTMVMGDNLLKVMAWYDNEWGFSNRMVDTAKFLASKGF, encoded by the coding sequence ATGGCCACCAAGATTGCCATCAACGGATTCGGTCGTATCGGCCGCTGCGTGCTTCGCGCGGCGCTGAGCCGTAAGGAGGATCTCGACTTCGTCGCCATCAACGACCTCGACGAGCCGGCCGCGCTGGCGCACCTCTTCAAGTACGACTCCGTGCACGGCACCTGGCCGGGCACCGTGAAGGCCACGGACAAGGGCATCGTCATCGACGGCAAGGAGATCGCCGTCACCGCCCAGAAGGACCCCACGGCGCTGCCCTGGAAGTCCCTGGGCGCGGACATCGTGCTCGAGTGCACCGGCCGCTTCACCGAGCGCGACGGCGCCGAGAAGCACCTGGGCGCGGGCGCCAAGAAGGTCATCATCTCCGCGCCGGCCAAGGGCCCGGACCTGACGATCGCCTACGGCATCAACCACGACCAGTACGATGCCAAGAAGCACCACATCCTCTCCAACGCCTCCTGCACCACCAACTGCCTGGCGCCGCTGGGCAAGGTGCTTCTCGAGAACTTCGGCATCGAGAAGGGCGTGATGACCACCATCCACAGCTACACCAACGACCAGCGCATCCTGGACCTCACGCACAAGGACCTGCGCCGCGCCCGCGCCGCCGCCCTGTCGATGATTCCCGCCTCCACCGGTGCCGCGAAGGCCATCGGTGAGGTGCTCCCGGCGCTCAAGGGCAAGATGAACGGCCAGGCGGTGCGCGTGCCCACCCCGAACGTGTCCCTGGTGGACCTGAGCGTGGTGACCAGCAAGTCCGTCACTGTGGACGCCGTCAACGCCGCCTTCAAGGCCGCCGCCGAGGGCCCGCTCAAGGGCATCCTCCAGTACAGCGAGGAGCTGACCGTCTCCGTCGACTACAACGGCAACCCGCACTCCTCCATCTTCGACTCCACCAACACCATGGTCATGGGCGACAACCTGCTCAAGGTGATGGCCTGGTACGACAACGAGTGGGGCTTCTCCAACCGCATGGTGGACACGGCGAAGTTCCTCGCGTCCAAGGGCTTCTAG
- a CDS encoding N-acetylmuramoyl-L-alanine amidase has product MLVSLLCLPSMSRAQEEDTFSHDCGLEPPGAVYVPLPGPRPHETRWQRSEPALVRREDRSGRVSALSGLPQTRIRSGALSGKTLYLSPGHGFYRSSPLGRWATQRGNTNGVVEDLVSIETLNQYLMPMLMGAGATVIPVRESDLNPRMLLVDNGGAGYSEEGAAELFSSSQPGWGTPPVPMGNAVEPFRLGDQRVMKASPTESARATWAGAIPADGYYHVYVSYVADPDRVTDAHYLVRHAGGESHFRVNQRRHGGTWVLLGRFYFRAGQHPETASVVAINDSTMTGSVSLDAVRIGGGSGDIGDAALGALPRPRFEECARYHTQFSGAPPEVFAPSGTNALSNERNDDVSARARFAAWLHEDGEDAVYVAWHTNASSTGNVRGTEAYVYGPNPVDGTYNFTGVPGSEVLAQKLLEELTVDLQREVEPSWRVRKLRSANLGEVNPRHNPEIPSVLMEIAYHDNAQDAAHLKDPNFRRVAARALLHGVIKYFAEKDGLPVQLPPEAPPAVVARNTSGGGVEVKWTVPPDPDGSVPAQFPATGYRVYQSVDGLAWDEGTEVDATSFSLSLPAGTTRYFRVAAFNAGGESFPSEVVGVRVPDAGRVPEVLVINAFRRLDATLARAEDLSAYDLGSPLRALLESMNDGTALRRHGEAVAQHAVAFDGATSEAIAAGLLTPVGYRVLDWFTGRGGVGGKGPSAAEQQLMRTFVNAGGHLLLSGSHVASALAAGGAEDQAFLTGFLHTLPGCGTSGLLVGGLSDGWLPELSASLLDDGLRGGFPVGGADVLIPLEGGSPVLGYVGTGLAAGVSSAEGGQVLFLSVPLEAVVTPSRRAWLMGAFLARAGVLSSPPAAPDGEETLPPDAETPAPASPAPCSLNSVPESYENADTGCGCRAGGGSMVATWLLLLWTVQLRRTGRRSPFTER; this is encoded by the coding sequence ATGCTGGTCTCCCTGCTCTGCCTGCCGAGCATGAGCCGAGCCCAGGAGGAGGACACCTTCTCTCATGATTGTGGCCTGGAGCCTCCGGGTGCCGTCTATGTCCCGCTGCCCGGTCCCCGGCCCCACGAGACGCGCTGGCAGCGCTCGGAGCCCGCCCTGGTGCGCCGCGAGGACCGCTCGGGCCGGGTCTCCGCGCTCTCGGGGCTGCCCCAGACGCGCATCCGCTCCGGCGCCCTGTCGGGCAAGACGCTCTACCTGAGCCCCGGGCACGGCTTCTATCGCAGCTCGCCCCTGGGCCGGTGGGCCACCCAGCGTGGCAACACGAACGGCGTCGTCGAGGACCTGGTCTCCATCGAGACGCTCAACCAGTACCTGATGCCGATGCTGATGGGCGCGGGCGCCACGGTGATTCCCGTGCGGGAGTCGGATCTCAACCCGCGCATGCTGCTCGTCGACAATGGCGGGGCGGGCTATTCGGAGGAGGGGGCCGCGGAGCTCTTCTCCTCCAGCCAGCCCGGATGGGGCACGCCGCCGGTGCCCATGGGGAACGCGGTGGAGCCCTTCAGGCTCGGGGACCAGCGGGTGATGAAGGCCTCGCCCACGGAGTCCGCGCGTGCCACCTGGGCGGGAGCGATTCCGGCCGACGGCTACTACCACGTGTACGTCTCGTACGTGGCGGACCCGGATCGCGTCACGGACGCGCACTACCTGGTGCGGCACGCGGGGGGCGAGAGCCACTTCCGGGTGAACCAGCGCCGCCACGGTGGAACGTGGGTGCTGCTGGGCCGCTTCTACTTCCGCGCGGGCCAGCACCCGGAGACGGCCTCAGTGGTGGCGATCAATGACTCGACGATGACGGGCAGCGTGTCCCTGGACGCGGTGCGCATCGGCGGCGGGAGCGGGGACATTGGCGATGCGGCCCTGGGTGCCCTTCCTCGCCCGCGCTTCGAGGAGTGCGCGCGCTACCACACCCAGTTCAGCGGCGCGCCGCCCGAGGTGTTCGCGCCCTCGGGCACCAACGCTCTCTCCAACGAGCGCAATGACGACGTCTCCGCGCGCGCGCGCTTCGCCGCCTGGCTGCACGAGGACGGAGAGGATGCCGTCTACGTCGCCTGGCACACCAACGCCTCCAGCACGGGCAACGTGCGAGGCACCGAGGCCTATGTCTACGGCCCCAATCCCGTGGACGGCACCTATAACTTCACCGGAGTGCCCGGCAGCGAGGTGCTCGCGCAGAAGCTGCTGGAGGAGCTGACGGTGGATCTCCAGCGGGAGGTGGAGCCCTCCTGGAGGGTGCGCAAGCTGCGCTCGGCCAACCTGGGCGAGGTGAACCCGAGACACAACCCGGAGATCCCCTCCGTGCTGATGGAGATCGCCTATCACGACAACGCCCAGGACGCCGCGCACCTCAAGGATCCGAACTTCCGCCGCGTCGCCGCGCGCGCTCTCCTGCATGGAGTCATCAAGTATTTCGCAGAGAAGGATGGGCTGCCGGTGCAGCTGCCTCCCGAGGCGCCCCCGGCGGTGGTGGCGCGCAACACCAGCGGTGGCGGGGTGGAGGTGAAGTGGACCGTGCCGCCGGACCCGGACGGCAGCGTGCCCGCCCAGTTCCCGGCTACCGGCTATCGGGTCTACCAGAGCGTGGATGGGCTGGCCTGGGACGAGGGCACCGAGGTGGACGCCACTTCCTTTTCCCTCAGCCTGCCGGCGGGCACGACGCGCTACTTCCGCGTGGCCGCCTTCAACGCGGGGGGCGAGTCCTTCCCCTCGGAGGTGGTGGGGGTGCGCGTTCCGGACGCGGGCCGGGTTCCGGAGGTGCTCGTGATCAACGCCTTCCGGCGCCTGGACGCGACGCTGGCGCGTGCCGAGGACCTCTCGGCGTACGACCTGGGCTCGCCCCTGCGCGCGCTCCTGGAGTCCATGAATGACGGCACGGCGCTGCGGCGTCATGGGGAGGCGGTGGCGCAGCACGCGGTGGCCTTCGACGGGGCGACCAGCGAGGCGATCGCCGCGGGCCTGCTCACGCCCGTGGGCTATCGGGTGCTGGACTGGTTCACCGGGCGGGGTGGGGTAGGGGGGAAGGGTCCGAGTGCCGCCGAGCAGCAGCTCATGCGCACCTTCGTCAACGCAGGCGGGCACCTGCTGCTCTCGGGTAGCCATGTGGCATCCGCGCTCGCCGCTGGAGGGGCGGAGGATCAGGCCTTCCTGACCGGGTTCCTCCATACCCTGCCCGGTTGCGGCACGTCCGGTCTCCTGGTGGGTGGACTTTCGGACGGGTGGCTCCCGGAGCTATCCGCCTCGCTGCTCGATGACGGTCTGCGCGGTGGCTTCCCGGTGGGGGGAGCGGACGTACTCATTCCCCTGGAGGGGGGCTCCCCCGTGCTGGGCTATGTCGGGACGGGACTGGCCGCCGGCGTGTCTTCCGCCGAGGGGGGACAGGTCCTCTTCCTGAGCGTGCCCCTGGAGGCCGTCGTCACGCCCTCGCGACGCGCCTGGCTCATGGGGGCGTTCCTCGCTCGGGCGGGGGTGCTGTCCTCTCCCCCCGCCGCTCCTGACGGAGAGGAGACCCTGCCTCCGGATGCCGAAACACCGGCCCCAGCGAGCCCGGCCCCCTGCTCCCTGAACAGCGTTCCCGAGTCCTACGAAAACGCGGATACGGGCTGCGGCTGCCGGGCAGGCGGGGGATCCATGGTCGCTACGTGGCTGTTGCTGCTGTGGACTGTTCAGCTACGGCGCACGGGTCGTCGTTCTCCCTTCACAGAGCGTTGA
- a CDS encoding diacylglycerol kinase family protein: protein MSSPALSPQPPPPPEKKPTPAPPSHGGSGMLASFRHAWNGLIHTAVHQRNMRVHIVSALLVGLVGSGIELGLAEKVTLIFCVLLIFFAEILNSALEHLVDLATRHFDEKARLTKDAAAAGVLVLATGTVVIFAAILVHNWETVVTSGPQIARQVALGLPLALCVTVLMLPQPRSVWVDRVAFVGGAVLLGALAPRTASSVFTAMDAGLLIVAGAAARQRRREREGHR, encoded by the coding sequence ATGAGCTCTCCAGCACTTTCACCCCAGCCGCCGCCTCCTCCCGAGAAGAAGCCGACTCCGGCCCCTCCATCTCATGGCGGCTCCGGGATGCTCGCGTCCTTCCGTCACGCGTGGAACGGGCTCATCCACACCGCCGTCCACCAGCGCAACATGCGCGTCCACATCGTCTCCGCGTTGCTCGTGGGCCTGGTGGGCAGCGGCATCGAGCTCGGGCTCGCGGAGAAGGTGACGCTCATCTTCTGCGTCCTCCTCATCTTCTTCGCGGAGATCCTCAACAGCGCGCTCGAGCACCTGGTGGACCTCGCCACCCGCCACTTCGACGAGAAGGCCCGCCTCACCAAGGACGCGGCCGCAGCGGGCGTGCTGGTGCTCGCCACCGGCACCGTCGTCATCTTCGCCGCCATCCTCGTGCACAACTGGGAGACGGTGGTCACCAGCGGTCCGCAGATCGCTCGTCAGGTGGCCCTCGGCCTGCCACTGGCCCTCTGCGTGACGGTGCTGATGCTGCCGCAACCCCGCTCCGTCTGGGTGGACCGCGTCGCCTTCGTGGGAGGCGCCGTCCTGCTCGGGGCGCTCGCGCCTCGCACCGCCAGCTCCGTCTTCACCGCCATGGACGCCGGCCTGCTCATCGTCGCCGGGGCCGCCGCCCGCCAGCGGCGTCGTGAACGCGAAGGCCACCGGTAG
- a CDS encoding NAD(P)/FAD-dependent oxidoreductase — MAYRVNNIGLWLDEPEELLGQRAAEKLGVTRADLASVRVVRAVLDARKKGSPRYIYTLEVELGPGRAPKRLPPDVSETPPPPEPPQRVKEPERMPLIIGTGPAGLFCALSLLERGVRTILIERGKEVVSRRKDVAKLMRDGSLDPESNMNFGEGGAGAYTDGKLSTRINHPLVRKVIETFARCGAPDHILIEGKPHIGSDLLPGAVAKLREELIAGGCQVLFEHKVEEVLYRDGRVSGVRLADGRTLESDRVVLAPGNSARELYERFAADGRVVIEPKPFALGFRAEHPQGLINSIQYGSAAKNPKLPPADYKLAENLDVDGEVRGVYSFCMCPGGIVVPTPTQDGLQCTNGMSNSRRNAKYANAGIVVTVSVQDFEREGFRGPLAGLEFQRHWESKAYELGGGKFFAPAQTIPDYLAGRVKKDPGGTSYRPGLAHTDLNKLFPPGLTQSLKQALKAFDRKMRGFISDEGKLIGIESRTSSPVRITRGEDMQSVSMRGLYPAGEGCGYAGGIVSSAIDGLRVAEQIATELA; from the coding sequence ATGGCTTATCGGGTGAACAACATCGGGTTGTGGTTGGACGAGCCGGAGGAGCTGCTCGGGCAGAGAGCCGCCGAGAAGCTCGGAGTGACCCGGGCGGACCTGGCGAGCGTGCGGGTCGTGCGCGCGGTGTTGGATGCCCGCAAGAAAGGCAGCCCTCGCTACATCTATACGTTGGAGGTGGAACTGGGGCCCGGGCGCGCGCCGAAGCGGCTGCCCCCGGACGTCAGTGAGACGCCGCCTCCTCCCGAGCCCCCACAACGCGTGAAGGAGCCGGAGCGCATGCCGCTCATCATCGGCACCGGACCCGCGGGACTCTTCTGCGCACTGAGCCTGCTGGAACGCGGCGTACGCACCATCCTCATCGAGCGCGGCAAGGAAGTCGTGTCGCGGCGGAAAGATGTGGCGAAGCTGATGCGGGACGGCTCGTTGGACCCGGAGAGCAACATGAACTTCGGGGAGGGTGGGGCCGGCGCTTATACCGACGGCAAGCTGTCCACGCGCATCAACCACCCGCTGGTGCGCAAGGTCATCGAGACGTTCGCCCGCTGCGGCGCGCCGGACCACATCCTCATCGAGGGCAAGCCGCACATCGGCTCGGACCTGTTGCCGGGCGCGGTGGCGAAGCTGCGCGAGGAGCTCATCGCCGGCGGCTGCCAGGTGCTCTTCGAGCACAAGGTGGAGGAGGTCCTCTACCGCGACGGCCGGGTGTCGGGCGTGAGGCTCGCGGACGGACGGACGCTGGAGAGCGATCGCGTGGTGCTCGCCCCGGGCAACTCGGCGCGCGAGCTCTACGAGCGCTTCGCCGCCGACGGGCGCGTGGTCATCGAGCCCAAGCCCTTCGCGCTCGGCTTCCGCGCCGAGCACCCGCAGGGGCTCATCAACTCCATCCAGTACGGCAGCGCGGCGAAGAACCCGAAGCTGCCGCCGGCCGACTACAAGCTGGCGGAGAACCTGGACGTGGATGGGGAGGTGCGCGGCGTCTACTCGTTCTGCATGTGCCCGGGAGGCATCGTGGTGCCCACGCCCACGCAGGACGGGCTGCAGTGCACCAACGGCATGAGCAACTCGCGCCGCAACGCGAAGTACGCCAACGCGGGCATCGTCGTCACGGTGTCCGTGCAGGACTTCGAGCGCGAGGGCTTCCGGGGTCCGCTCGCGGGCCTGGAGTTCCAGCGCCACTGGGAGTCCAAGGCGTACGAGCTGGGTGGGGGGAAGTTCTTCGCTCCCGCGCAGACGATCCCCGACTACCTGGCCGGGCGCGTGAAGAAGGATCCGGGCGGGACGAGCTACCGGCCGGGGTTGGCCCACACGGATCTCAACAAGCTCTTCCCGCCGGGGCTCACGCAGTCGCTGAAGCAGGCGCTCAAGGCGTTCGACCGGAAGATGCGCGGCTTCATCAGCGATGAGGGCAAGCTCATCGGCATCGAGAGCCGCACCAGCTCGCCGGTGCGCATCACCCGCGGCGAGGACATGCAGTCCGTGTCGATGCGCGGGCTCTACCCCGCCGGCGAGGGTTGTGGCTACGCGGGCGGTATCGTCTCCTCGGCCATTGATGGATTGCGCGTGGCGGAGCAGATTGCGACCGAGCTGGCCTGA
- a CDS encoding class I SAM-dependent rRNA methyltransferase, with translation MLNTYLSREAARRLKHGAPWVRREDIVSMEGTPPVGEAVQLRDEDGQVLGLADVDLESSYAVRRLGLPEESAEGLIARHVRHAFERRARMVDDPRFCRSINDDGDALPGLIVDRYDTHLVVQTLTRAMDARLQEITRALVEVSGAESVLLRNDTTRRRQLGLPVQRPHALYGNPPRWSRVLELGARFTVDLTYGPGVGYPYDQRELRRFIARLAQGARVLDPSCHVGGLFVHAGRHGARSILAFDSDADTADLARENGEANGLLGRLRVERGDALTVLRGLHDTFDLVLLDTPEATSRESFIEQVRLGLRVTRHGGTLLIVGYHPPLPTGGFDELVAEACEQEGRMGFRFARLGLPPDHPTLVGFPGTDYLSGIVLETS, from the coding sequence TTGCTCAATACCTACCTTTCCCGCGAGGCGGCGCGACGGCTCAAGCATGGCGCGCCCTGGGTGCGTCGGGAGGACATCGTCTCGATGGAAGGCACCCCGCCCGTAGGGGAGGCGGTGCAGCTCCGGGACGAGGACGGACAGGTGCTCGGGCTGGCGGACGTGGACCTCGAGTCCTCCTACGCGGTGCGCCGGTTGGGGCTGCCGGAGGAATCGGCCGAGGGCCTCATCGCCCGTCACGTGCGCCACGCCTTCGAGCGCCGCGCGCGCATGGTGGATGACCCGCGCTTCTGCCGCTCCATCAACGACGACGGCGACGCCCTCCCCGGCCTCATCGTGGACCGCTATGACACGCACCTCGTCGTCCAGACGCTCACGCGCGCCATGGACGCCCGGCTGCAGGAGATCACCCGCGCCCTCGTGGAGGTGAGCGGGGCGGAGTCCGTCCTGTTGCGCAACGACACCACCCGGCGCCGGCAGCTCGGCCTGCCCGTGCAGCGGCCCCATGCCCTCTACGGCAACCCGCCGCGCTGGAGCCGCGTGCTGGAGCTGGGCGCGCGCTTCACGGTGGACCTCACCTACGGCCCGGGCGTGGGCTATCCCTATGATCAGCGCGAGCTGCGCCGCTTCATCGCCCGGCTCGCCCAGGGCGCGCGTGTGTTGGATCCGAGCTGCCATGTGGGCGGACTCTTCGTCCACGCCGGGCGCCATGGTGCCCGCTCCATCCTCGCCTTCGACAGCGACGCGGACACGGCGGACCTGGCCCGGGAGAACGGAGAAGCCAACGGGTTGTTGGGGCGCCTGCGGGTGGAACGCGGCGATGCGCTCACCGTACTGCGCGGCCTGCACGACACCTTCGACCTGGTGTTGTTGGACACCCCCGAGGCCACCTCTCGCGAGTCCTTCATCGAGCAGGTGCGCCTGGGCCTGCGCGTCACCCGCCACGGCGGCACCCTGCTCATCGTCGGCTACCACCCGCCCCTGCCCACGGGCGGCTTCGACGAGCTGGTGGCCGAGGCCTGCGAGCAGGAGGGACGCATGGGCTTCCGCTTCGCCCGGCTGGGCCTGCCGCCGGACCACCCCACCCTCGTGGGTTTCCCTGGCACCGACTACCTGTCGGGTATCGTCCTGGAGACGAGCTGA